A part of Kiritimatiellia bacterium genomic DNA contains:
- the rplV gene encoding 50S ribosomal protein L22 has translation MDIVATTKYVRLSPRKARDLARELKGRPVSVALALLSASERRAAYWLGKTLRSAIGNATNNRNLNAERLVVKEAVIEEGPRLKRWMPVARGAAHPIQHRFSHVRVVLTEAGSSK, from the coding sequence ATGGACATTGTCGCGACGACGAAATACGTGCGGCTGTCGCCACGGAAGGCTCGGGATTTGGCGCGCGAGCTGAAGGGGCGGCCGGTGTCGGTCGCGCTCGCGTTGCTGAGCGCCAGCGAGCGGCGGGCCGCGTACTGGCTGGGCAAGACGCTGCGGTCGGCGATCGGGAACGCGACGAACAATCGCAATCTGAATGCGGAGCGGCTGGTGGTGAAGGAAGCGGTGATCGAGGAGGGGCCGAGGTTGAAGCGGTGGATGCCGGTCGCGCGCGGCGCGGCGCACCCGATCCAGCATCGGTTCAGCCATGTGCGGGTGGTGTTGACGGAGGCGGGAAGCTCGAAGTAG
- the rpsJ gene encoding 30S ribosomal protein S10 gives MTGQRIRIRLRGYDHRVLDQSAADIVETAKRTGARVAGPIPLPTRHERFSVNRSPHADKKSMDQFEIRTHKRVLDIIRPTARTVDELKKLNLPAGVDINIKV, from the coding sequence ATGACGGGGCAACGGATACGGATTCGTCTGCGGGGTTACGATCACCGGGTGTTGGACCAGTCGGCGGCGGACATCGTCGAGACCGCGAAGCGCACGGGCGCGCGGGTGGCCGGTCCGATTCCGCTGCCGACCCGACACGAGCGGTTTTCGGTCAACCGGAGTCCCCACGCGGACAAGAAGTCGATGGACCAGTTTGAGATTCGGACGCACAAGCGAGTGCTGGACATCATCCGGCCGACGGCGCGGACGGTGGACGAGCTGAAGAAGCTGAACCTGCCGGCTGGCGTCGACATCAACATCAAGGTGTGA
- the rplB gene encoding 50S ribosomal protein L2, translating to MALKRCKPVTPGRRFAELPTFEEITKDRPEKSLLRPRRSTGGRNMYGRITVRHRGGGHKRRLRVIDFRRDKIGIPAKVVAIEYDPNRSARIALLHYADGEKRYILAPEGLRPGATVMSGPDAEPAIGNALPLNKIPLRLPVHNVELRPGGGGQLARAAGAMVELTAIEGGYALLKLRSGEIRRVPETCMATIGQVGNLDHANVSLGKAGRRRWLGIRPTVRGVAMNPVDHPMGGGEGRTSGGGPPVSPWGVQTKGKRTRRRRKPSSRFIVKRRD from the coding sequence ATGGCGCTGAAACGCTGTAAACCAGTCACGCCCGGCCGCCGGTTCGCCGAGCTGCCGACGTTCGAGGAGATCACCAAGGACCGTCCGGAGAAGTCGCTGCTGCGACCGCGGCGCAGCACCGGTGGCCGCAATATGTACGGCCGCATCACGGTGCGGCACCGCGGCGGCGGTCACAAGCGACGGTTGCGGGTGATCGACTTTCGCCGGGACAAGATCGGGATCCCAGCGAAAGTGGTCGCGATCGAGTACGATCCCAACCGCTCGGCGCGCATTGCGCTGTTGCACTACGCGGACGGCGAAAAACGCTACATTCTGGCGCCGGAGGGGCTGCGGCCGGGGGCGACGGTGATGAGCGGCCCGGATGCGGAGCCGGCGATCGGCAATGCGCTTCCGCTGAACAAAATTCCGTTGCGACTGCCGGTGCACAATGTTGAGCTGCGGCCGGGCGGCGGCGGCCAGCTGGCTCGCGCGGCGGGTGCAATGGTGGAACTGACGGCGATCGAGGGGGGATACGCGCTGTTGAAGCTGCGCTCGGGTGAAATTCGGCGGGTTCCTGAGACGTGCATGGCGACGATCGGTCAGGTCGGCAATCTCGATCATGCGAACGTCTCGCTCGGGAAGGCGGGGCGGCGGCGTTGGCTCGGCATTCGGCCGACGGTGCGGGGCGTCGCGATGAACCCGGTGGACCATCCGATGGGCGGTGGTGAGGGGCGCACGTCGGGCGGTGGGCCGCCGGTGTCGCCGTGGGGTGTGCAGACGAAGGGCAAGCGGACCCGGCGGCGTCGGAAGCCCTCGAGCCGGTTCATTGTGAAGCGGAGAGATTGA
- the rplC gene encoding 50S ribosomal protein L3 — translation MNALIGRKIGMTRVFDADGRQLSVTVLQAGPCVVVQRKRADRDGYDAAQLGFEPCKPSRATRAAVGHAKAAGVGPFRVLREVPLDPGEDPKPGDTVTAAIFSKGELLDVTGVTKGRGFQGVMRRHGMAGQPASHGHTMHRRPGSVGMRELPGHILKNKRMPGHMGHVRVTVQHLRAVDVRPEDHLVLVHGAVPGPVGGLVMIRRALKKAAK, via the coding sequence ATGAACGCGCTGATCGGGCGGAAGATCGGCATGACGCGCGTCTTTGATGCGGACGGGCGGCAGCTGTCGGTGACGGTGCTTCAGGCGGGGCCGTGCGTGGTGGTTCAGCGGAAGCGGGCGGATCGAGATGGGTACGACGCCGCGCAGCTGGGCTTTGAGCCGTGCAAGCCATCGCGGGCGACGCGCGCGGCGGTGGGGCACGCGAAGGCGGCGGGGGTGGGACCGTTTCGGGTGCTGCGGGAGGTGCCGCTGGATCCTGGTGAGGACCCGAAGCCGGGTGACACGGTCACGGCGGCGATTTTCTCGAAGGGCGAGCTCTTGGATGTGACCGGTGTGACAAAGGGGCGGGGCTTCCAGGGGGTGATGCGGCGGCACGGGATGGCGGGGCAGCCGGCGTCGCACGGTCATACGATGCATCGGCGTCCGGGGTCGGTGGGCATGCGCGAGCTGCCGGGGCACATTTTGAAGAACAAGCGGATGCCGGGGCACATGGGGCACGTGCGTGTGACGGTGCAGCATTTGCGCGCGGTGGACGTCCGGCCGGAGGATCACCTGGTGCTGGTGCACGGCGCGGTGCCCGGCCCGGTGGGGGGCCTGGTGATGATCCGGCGGGCGCTGAAGAAGGCGGCGAAGTGA
- the rplW gene encoding 50S ribosomal protein L23: protein MKPAETIIRRMLVTEKGTRLREGRQYVFEVAPDANKIEIRRAVEQLFKVHVTAVNTMWRRGKLKRGRTLQAGRTPSRKRAIVTLREGEKIEMT from the coding sequence ATGAAGCCGGCCGAGACGATCATTCGTCGCATGCTGGTGACCGAGAAGGGAACGCGGTTGCGCGAGGGCCGTCAATACGTGTTTGAGGTTGCGCCGGACGCGAACAAGATCGAGATCCGCCGCGCGGTCGAGCAGCTGTTCAAGGTGCATGTGACCGCGGTGAACACGATGTGGCGGCGGGGCAAACTGAAGCGGGGGCGGACGCTACAGGCGGGCCGCACGCCGTCACGAAAGCGTGCGATTGTGACGCTTCGCGAGGGCGAGAAAATCGAGATGACGTGA
- the rpsG gene encoding 30S ribosomal protein S7, translating to MARRRRAEPRPVTPDAQYNSELVAHLITTVMRRGKKSVAQRIVYGALAQLREKVPDQSPLEVLARAVENVKPRLEVKSRRVGGATYQVPVEVPERRQLALALRWLRQFASARRGVPMERALALEILDAYNNTGAAIKKRDDTHKMAQANKAFAHYRW from the coding sequence ATGGCACGACGTCGCAGAGCGGAACCGCGGCCGGTCACGCCGGACGCACAGTACAACAGCGAGCTGGTCGCGCACCTGATCACGACGGTGATGCGGCGCGGCAAGAAATCGGTCGCGCAGCGGATCGTCTATGGCGCGCTCGCGCAGCTTCGCGAGAAGGTGCCGGATCAGTCGCCGTTGGAGGTGCTGGCGCGTGCGGTGGAGAACGTGAAGCCCCGGCTCGAGGTGAAGTCGCGCCGGGTGGGTGGGGCGACGTATCAGGTGCCGGTGGAGGTGCCGGAGCGCCGTCAGCTCGCGCTCGCGTTGCGCTGGCTGCGGCAGTTTGCGTCCGCGCGGCGCGGCGTGCCGATGGAGCGCGCGCTGGCGCTGGAGATTCTTGACGCCTACAACAACACCGGCGCCGCGATCAAGAAGCGCGACGACACGCACAAGATGGCGCAGGCGAACAAGGCGTTTGCGCACTATCGCTGGTGA
- the rplD gene encoding 50S ribosomal protein L4 — MSKLEVRNLKGETVGHYEWDDHRLVTDRGVQAVHDLVVARQATRRAGTANTRGKGEVAGSNRKPWRQKGTGRARAGYRRSPIWRGGGVAHGPHPRSYAMRVNRKAARLAFARAVSERIAAGEGVVVESLEIPEPKTRHVAELVRSLGSPRSLLLLAEPVGRNLRLAARNLPGVEVAAARDVGVEAVLRPARIVATPAAMDVLAGRIAPVVAGGAQ; from the coding sequence ATGAGCAAGCTGGAGGTACGGAATTTAAAGGGCGAGACAGTTGGTCACTACGAGTGGGACGACCACCGTCTGGTGACCGATCGCGGGGTTCAGGCGGTACACGATCTGGTCGTGGCGCGACAGGCGACGCGGCGGGCCGGCACCGCGAACACGCGGGGCAAGGGGGAGGTGGCGGGCAGCAACCGGAAGCCGTGGCGGCAGAAGGGCACTGGCCGGGCGCGGGCGGGGTACCGCCGGTCGCCGATCTGGCGCGGCGGGGGGGTGGCTCACGGTCCCCATCCGCGCAGTTATGCGATGCGGGTGAACCGGAAGGCGGCGCGGCTGGCGTTCGCTCGGGCGGTGAGCGAGCGGATCGCTGCCGGCGAGGGGGTGGTGGTGGAGTCGCTGGAGATTCCGGAGCCGAAGACGCGGCACGTCGCCGAACTCGTGCGCTCGCTGGGTTCGCCGAGGAGCTTGTTGTTGCTGGCCGAGCCGGTGGGGCGGAATCTGCGGCTGGCGGCGCGGAACCTGCCGGGGGTGGAGGTGGCGGCGGCGAGGGACGTCGGCGTGGAGGCGGTGCTGCGTCCCGCGCGGATTGTTGCGACGCCGGCGGCGATGGACGTGCTGGCCGGCCGGATCGCGCCGGTGGTGGCGGGAGGTGCGCAATGA
- the fusA gene encoding elongation factor G, with product MAAVLEPMPTRPTSGSPDAAPAATARRWPLERVRNIGIVAHIDAGKTTLSERILFYSGRVHRMGEVHDGTTVMDWMDQEQERGITITSAATTLRWRDCQINLIDTPGHVDFTAEVQRSLRVLDGAIGVFCGVAGVQPQSETVWRQARQYGVPCLAFVNKMDRKGADFAAAVRSLRERLGAAPAVMQLPWGAEEEFRGVLDLVRRRALEFDEAALGARVVESPVPSEYVETVEAARAELCERVAEADESTLALYLENPDLAPEVILAGLRRATIAGRLLPVLCGSALRNRGVQPLLDAVVDLLPSPLDVPPVRGHHPKTGAEIQRRADDTEPLAALVFKIATDSFVGKLAYVRVYSGVLHRGTNVYHPRLRRRERVARIVRLHANQREEIEELRAGDIGGIPGLRAFATGDTICAESHPILLEPIAFPEPVVSMAIEPRSQADRAALDAALAALADEDPTFRVSTDPETGQTLISGMGELHLEVLRERLVREFKVPANAGRPMVSYRETVTRPAESEHEFHREIAGAMQFARVRAAVAPRARGEGNTIAVEAGEREIPEMFRGAVESGVRDALATGPLAGYAVVDTAVRITGGAWREGDTTEIAFRTAAMLAVREAMAAAEPALLEPIMALEIVTPDAHLGDVLADLNARRGRVRQVEAREGLTTIRAEAPLIELFGYATTLRSLTRGRATHSMEPRRFERVPAAQQDAMIRR from the coding sequence ATGGCCGCCGTGCTCGAACCGATGCCCACCCGTCCGACGTCCGGCTCACCGGACGCCGCACCCGCGGCCACCGCGCGCCGCTGGCCGCTGGAGCGGGTGCGGAACATCGGCATCGTCGCGCACATTGATGCGGGCAAGACGACGCTGTCGGAGCGGATTTTGTTCTATTCGGGCCGTGTGCATCGGATGGGCGAGGTGCACGACGGCACCACCGTGATGGACTGGATGGACCAGGAGCAGGAGCGGGGCATCACGATCACGAGTGCGGCGACGACGTTGCGCTGGAGGGACTGCCAGATCAACCTGATCGACACACCCGGCCATGTGGATTTCACGGCGGAGGTCCAGCGCTCGCTGCGGGTGCTGGACGGGGCGATCGGCGTTTTTTGCGGCGTTGCGGGCGTGCAGCCGCAGTCGGAGACGGTCTGGCGGCAGGCGCGGCAGTACGGGGTGCCGTGCCTCGCGTTTGTGAACAAGATGGATCGCAAGGGGGCGGATTTCGCGGCAGCGGTGCGCAGCCTTCGGGAGCGGCTGGGGGCGGCGCCGGCGGTGATGCAGCTGCCGTGGGGGGCGGAGGAGGAGTTTCGAGGGGTGCTGGATCTGGTACGACGGCGCGCGCTCGAGTTCGACGAGGCGGCGCTCGGCGCGCGGGTAGTGGAGTCGCCGGTGCCGTCGGAGTACGTCGAGACGGTGGAGGCGGCGCGCGCGGAGCTTTGCGAGAGGGTCGCGGAGGCGGACGAGTCGACGCTGGCGCTGTATTTGGAAAATCCGGATCTCGCGCCGGAGGTGATTCTGGCCGGTCTGCGCCGTGCGACGATCGCGGGCCGCCTGCTGCCGGTGCTGTGCGGCAGCGCGCTGCGCAACCGGGGTGTGCAACCGCTGCTCGACGCGGTGGTGGACCTGTTGCCGTCGCCGCTGGACGTGCCGCCGGTGCGCGGTCATCACCCGAAGACGGGGGCGGAGATCCAGCGGCGCGCGGACGACACGGAGCCGCTGGCGGCGCTGGTGTTCAAGATCGCGACGGATTCGTTTGTCGGGAAGCTCGCGTACGTGCGGGTGTACTCGGGCGTGCTGCATCGCGGTACGAACGTGTACCACCCGCGGCTGCGGCGCCGCGAGCGGGTGGCGCGGATCGTGCGGCTACACGCGAACCAGCGGGAGGAGATCGAGGAGCTGCGCGCGGGGGACATCGGCGGCATACCGGGGCTGCGCGCGTTTGCGACGGGGGACACGATTTGTGCGGAATCGCATCCGATTCTGCTGGAGCCGATCGCGTTTCCGGAGCCGGTGGTCTCGATGGCGATCGAGCCGCGGTCGCAGGCGGACCGTGCAGCGCTGGACGCGGCGCTGGCGGCGCTGGCGGACGAGGACCCGACCTTCCGCGTATCGACCGACCCGGAGACCGGCCAGACGCTGATCAGCGGGATGGGCGAGCTGCACCTGGAGGTGTTGCGCGAGCGGCTTGTGCGGGAGTTCAAGGTGCCCGCGAACGCGGGCCGGCCGATGGTGTCGTATCGGGAGACGGTGACGCGGCCGGCGGAGTCGGAGCATGAGTTTCACCGCGAAATTGCGGGTGCGATGCAGTTTGCGCGGGTGCGGGCGGCAGTGGCGCCGCGGGCGCGCGGCGAGGGGAACACGATTGCGGTCGAGGCCGGCGAGCGCGAGATTCCGGAGATGTTTCGCGGTGCGGTGGAGTCGGGCGTGCGGGATGCGCTGGCGACCGGCCCGCTGGCGGGGTATGCGGTGGTGGACACCGCGGTGCGGATCACGGGGGGTGCCTGGCGGGAGGGGGACACGACCGAGATCGCGTTTCGGACCGCGGCGATGCTGGCGGTGCGCGAGGCGATGGCCGCCGCGGAGCCGGCGTTGCTGGAGCCGATCATGGCGCTGGAGATCGTTACGCCCGATGCGCATCTCGGCGACGTGCTGGCCGATTTGAATGCGCGGCGCGGCCGCGTGCGGCAGGTGGAGGCGCGCGAGGGCCTGACCACCATTCGTGCGGAGGCGCCATTGATCGAGCTGTTCGGGTATGCGACGACGCTGCGGTCGCTCACGCGCGGCCGTGCCACCCACAGCATGGAGCCGCGGCGGTTCGAGCGGGTGCCGGCGGCGCAGCAGGATGCCATGATACGGCGGTAA
- the rpsL gene encoding 30S ribosomal protein S12: protein MPTINQLVRAGRPRPRRKSKSPALTGCPQRRGVCLVVKTMTPKKPNSALRKIARVRLTNGYEVTAYIPGEGHNLQEHSMVLVRGGRVKDLPGVRYHIIRGTLDALGVESRRRSRSKYGAKRPKAAAAKG, encoded by the coding sequence ATGCCGACGATCAACCAACTGGTGCGGGCGGGGCGGCCGAGGCCCCGCCGCAAGAGCAAGTCACCGGCGCTGACCGGATGCCCGCAGCGGCGCGGCGTGTGTCTCGTTGTGAAGACGATGACGCCGAAGAAGCCGAACTCCGCGCTGCGCAAGATTGCGCGGGTGCGGCTCACCAACGGTTACGAGGTGACCGCGTACATTCCCGGCGAGGGTCACAATCTGCAGGAGCACAGCATGGTGCTGGTGCGGGGCGGGCGGGTGAAGGACCTGCCGGGCGTCCGCTACCACATCATCCGTGGCACGCTCGACGCGTTGGGCGTGGAGAGCCGGCGTCGCAGCCGGTCGAAGTACGGAGCGAAGCGGCCGAAGGCCGCCGCCGCAAAGGGCTGA
- the rpoC gene encoding DNA-directed RNA polymerase subunit beta' gives MADSLTSVVQQALGLAPESDFDSVSITLASPETIRSWSKGEVKNPETINYRTFKPEKGGLFCERIFGPTKDWECACGKYKRVKHKGVVCDRCLVEVTESRVRRERMGHIELAVPVSHIWFYKCTPSRMGLVLDLTGNQLERVLYYEDYIVVDPGDTALRPKQLLTEREYREAIDAYGEGTFRALMGAEAIRDLLKQVDLEKEIALLTEEMETTRSKPTRKKLTKRIKLLEGFLRSGSRPEWMVLEVLPVIPPDLRPLVPLEGGRFATSDLNDLYRRVINRNNRLKNLLQLKTPDVIIRNEKRMLQEAVDALFDNGRHGRPVTGAGNRPLKSLSDMLRGKQGRFRQNLLGKRVDYSGRAVIVVGPDLQMNQCGLPKKMALVLFEPFIIRRLKELGIVHTVRSAKKMIEREAPEVWDILEEVTRGHTVMLNRAPTLHRLSIQSFEPVLIEGEAIRIHPLVCTAYNADFDGDQMAVHVPLSVEAQLESRLLMLAPNNIFSPSSGRPITTPTQDIALGCYYLTSDSQAERIRQRQKGGAAPDEHLPLMTGPDEVHTAYDEGAVRIHDRIRLRNPCRGRSGVVYGDPNANVIVTTVGRVFFNEIWPPELGFVNSVVKKKDLGDMIRHCYRLAGHQETVRVLDRLKQLGFEFATRAGISIGMVDMIIPQEKAEILARARRQIAEVQAQYNRGVITDGERYNKIIDIWTHANQEVENVMYSALDRNIGEDGERRSELNPVFIMVDSGARGSRQQIRQLSGMRGLMAKPSGEIIERPILSNFREGLSVLEYFISTHGARKGLADTALKTADAGYLTRRLVDVAHDIIVVEEDCGTLNGIEVAAIIEGEDERLPLVQRIDGRTALDDIRDPQTGALIVAAGQEIDESAANRIVQAGFERVRIRSVLTCESVRGVCAKCYGRNPATNRPVALGEAVGIIAAQSIGEPGTQLTMRTFHIGGTASSVFKQPQIVARHDGILRYQDLRTVQTVELVDGREQPRFVVLNKNGALIVYDADGRELEHHTPVIGAVISVPDGGTVTKGQQIVKWDPYSVPILSEHSGVVEFRDFIEGVTVRREKNEIGAEETVVTEHREDLHPQILIRAEPGGEVLGSYAIPAGAHVTVADGQRVHAGAMMAKTPRKVVRTKDITGGLPRVAELFEARKPKDAAEIAKIDGIVDFGGTVRGRRRLLVRDPTTGDVEEHLIPLGKHIVVFRGDRVKKGQQLTEGPVVPQEVLDVCGPKELQEYLLNEIQEVYRLQGVEINDKHIEIIVRQMLRKVRITDPGDTEFLWSELVEKYRFQEVNRRAVAEGKRPAEAQPVLLGITKAALETESFISAASFQDTTRVLADAATLGRRDYLHGFKENVILGHLIPAGTGFPMYRNIKLVPLAEPIAVEDLLGDRLQTAAPDAAMLASAIPEEDMES, from the coding sequence ATGGCCGATTCGTTGACCAGCGTCGTTCAGCAGGCTCTGGGGTTGGCCCCCGAGAGCGACTTCGACTCGGTCAGCATCACGCTGGCCTCGCCGGAGACCATCCGTTCCTGGAGCAAGGGCGAAGTCAAAAATCCGGAGACGATCAACTACCGGACCTTCAAGCCGGAGAAGGGCGGGTTGTTCTGCGAGCGGATTTTCGGGCCCACGAAGGACTGGGAGTGTGCCTGCGGCAAGTACAAGCGGGTGAAGCACAAGGGCGTGGTGTGCGACCGTTGCCTGGTCGAGGTGACGGAGTCCCGCGTGCGCCGCGAGCGGATGGGGCACATTGAGCTGGCCGTGCCGGTCTCGCACATTTGGTTTTACAAGTGCACGCCGAGCCGGATGGGGCTGGTGCTGGACCTTACGGGGAACCAGCTCGAGCGGGTGCTGTACTACGAAGACTACATTGTCGTTGATCCTGGCGACACCGCGCTGCGGCCGAAGCAGCTGCTCACCGAGCGAGAGTATCGAGAAGCGATCGATGCGTACGGGGAGGGGACGTTCCGTGCGCTGATGGGCGCGGAGGCGATTCGCGATCTGCTGAAGCAGGTGGATCTGGAAAAGGAGATCGCGCTGCTGACGGAGGAAATGGAGACCACCCGCAGCAAGCCGACGCGCAAGAAGCTGACCAAGCGGATCAAGCTGCTGGAGGGCTTTTTGCGCAGCGGATCGAGGCCGGAATGGATGGTGCTGGAAGTGTTGCCGGTGATTCCGCCCGATCTGCGCCCACTGGTACCGCTGGAGGGGGGGCGGTTTGCGACGTCGGATCTGAACGATCTGTACCGGCGTGTGATCAATCGGAACAATCGGCTGAAAAACCTTTTGCAGCTGAAGACGCCCGACGTGATCATCCGCAATGAGAAGCGGATGCTGCAGGAGGCGGTGGACGCGCTGTTCGACAATGGCCGGCATGGTCGCCCGGTGACCGGTGCGGGCAACCGTCCGTTGAAGTCGCTATCGGACATGCTGCGGGGCAAGCAAGGTCGGTTCCGCCAGAATCTGTTGGGCAAGCGGGTGGACTATTCCGGGCGCGCGGTGATCGTGGTGGGGCCGGACTTGCAGATGAACCAGTGCGGCCTGCCGAAGAAGATGGCGCTGGTGCTGTTTGAGCCCTTCATCATTCGGCGGCTGAAAGAACTCGGCATCGTCCACACCGTGCGCAGCGCAAAGAAGATGATCGAGCGCGAAGCGCCGGAAGTGTGGGACATCCTCGAGGAGGTGACGCGTGGCCACACCGTGATGTTGAACCGCGCGCCGACGCTGCACCGGTTGAGCATCCAGTCGTTCGAGCCGGTGCTGATCGAGGGCGAGGCGATTCGGATTCATCCACTGGTCTGCACCGCGTACAACGCGGACTTTGACGGCGATCAGATGGCGGTGCACGTGCCGCTGTCGGTCGAGGCGCAGCTGGAGTCGCGGCTGTTGATGCTGGCGCCGAACAACATCTTTTCGCCATCCAGCGGACGCCCGATCACGACACCGACGCAGGACATCGCACTGGGCTGTTACTATTTGACCAGCGACTCTCAGGCGGAGCGGATCCGGCAGCGGCAGAAGGGCGGTGCGGCACCTGACGAGCACCTGCCGCTGATGACGGGTCCCGACGAGGTGCACACCGCCTACGACGAGGGGGCGGTGCGGATCCACGACCGGATCCGTCTGCGGAACCCGTGCCGGGGGCGGTCGGGCGTGGTGTATGGCGATCCGAACGCGAACGTGATCGTGACGACCGTCGGACGGGTGTTCTTCAACGAGATCTGGCCGCCCGAGCTGGGGTTCGTGAATTCGGTTGTGAAGAAGAAGGACCTCGGCGACATGATCCGGCACTGTTACCGGCTTGCCGGCCACCAGGAGACGGTGCGGGTGCTGGACCGGCTGAAGCAGCTCGGGTTCGAGTTCGCGACGCGGGCGGGCATTTCGATCGGCATGGTGGACATGATCATTCCGCAGGAGAAGGCGGAGATCCTGGCCCGAGCGCGCCGTCAAATCGCGGAGGTGCAGGCGCAGTACAACCGCGGGGTGATCACCGACGGCGAGCGGTACAACAAGATCATCGATATTTGGACGCACGCGAACCAGGAAGTTGAGAACGTGATGTACAGCGCGCTCGACCGGAACATCGGGGAGGACGGCGAGCGGCGATCGGAGCTCAACCCGGTGTTCATCATGGTGGACTCCGGGGCGCGCGGCAGCCGGCAGCAGATCCGGCAGCTGTCGGGCATGCGCGGTCTGATGGCGAAGCCCTCCGGTGAGATCATCGAGCGGCCGATTTTGTCCAACTTCCGCGAGGGGTTGAGCGTGCTGGAGTACTTCATCAGCACGCACGGCGCGCGCAAGGGGCTGGCGGACACCGCGCTGAAGACCGCGGACGCGGGCTATCTGACGCGCCGGCTGGTGGACGTCGCGCACGACATCATCGTGGTCGAGGAGGACTGCGGAACGCTGAACGGAATCGAGGTCGCCGCGATCATTGAAGGGGAGGACGAGCGGCTGCCGCTGGTGCAGCGCATTGACGGCCGCACCGCGCTGGACGACATCCGGGATCCGCAGACGGGCGCGCTCATCGTCGCGGCCGGACAGGAAATTGACGAGAGCGCTGCGAACCGAATTGTGCAGGCGGGCTTCGAGCGGGTGCGCATCCGCAGCGTGCTGACGTGCGAGTCGGTCCGCGGGGTGTGTGCGAAGTGCTACGGCCGCAACCCGGCGACCAACCGTCCCGTCGCGCTGGGGGAGGCGGTGGGCATCATTGCGGCGCAGTCGATCGGCGAGCCGGGTACGCAGCTCACGATGCGGACGTTCCACATCGGCGGGACTGCGAGCTCGGTGTTCAAGCAACCGCAGATCGTTGCGCGGCATGACGGGATCCTGCGCTACCAGGATCTGCGCACGGTGCAGACCGTGGAGCTGGTGGATGGTCGAGAGCAGCCGCGGTTCGTGGTGCTGAACAAGAACGGCGCGCTGATCGTGTACGACGCGGACGGCCGCGAGCTGGAGCATCACACGCCGGTGATCGGCGCGGTGATCAGTGTGCCGGACGGCGGCACCGTGACGAAGGGTCAGCAGATTGTGAAGTGGGACCCGTACAGTGTGCCGATTCTGTCTGAGCACAGCGGTGTCGTCGAGTTTCGGGACTTTATTGAGGGGGTGACCGTCCGGCGCGAGAAGAACGAGATCGGCGCGGAAGAGACGGTGGTGACGGAGCATCGGGAGGATCTGCATCCTCAGATCCTGATCCGCGCGGAGCCGGGCGGAGAGGTGCTCGGCAGCTATGCGATCCCCGCCGGAGCGCATGTGACGGTGGCGGACGGCCAGCGGGTGCACGCGGGGGCGATGATGGCGAAGACGCCGCGCAAGGTGGTCCGCACGAAAGACATCACCGGCGGTCTGCCGCGTGTGGCGGAGCTGTTCGAGGCCCGCAAGCCGAAGGACGCCGCCGAGATCGCGAAGATCGACGGCATCGTGGACTTTGGCGGCACGGTTCGCGGGCGGCGCCGCCTGCTGGTGCGCGATCCCACGACCGGGGATGTGGAAGAGCATCTGATCCCGCTGGGCAAGCACATCGTCGTGTTTCGCGGCGACCGGGTGAAAAAGGGGCAGCAGCTCACAGAGGGCCCGGTCGTTCCGCAGGAAGTGCTGGACGTGTGCGGGCCGAAGGAGCTGCAGGAGTACCTGCTGAATGAGATTCAGGAGGTCTATCGTCTGCAGGGGGTAGAGATCAACGACAAGCACATTGAGATCATCGTCCGCCAGATGTTGCGGAAGGTGAGGATCACCGACCCCGGGGATACCGAATTCCTCTGGAGCGAGCTGGTCGAGAAGTACCGTTTCCAGGAGGTGAACCGCCGCGCGGTGGCGGAGGGCAAGCGGCCGGCGGAGGCGCAGCCGGTGCTGCTGGGGATCACGAAGGCGGCGCTGGAAACGGAGAGCTTCATTTCGGCGGCGTCGTTCCAGGACACGACGCGAGTTTTGGCGGATGCGGCGACGCTGGGCCGGCGCGACTACCTGCACGGGTTCAAGGAGAACGTGATTCTGGGCCATCTGATTCCGGCGGGGACCGGTTTCCCGATGTATCGCAACATCAAACTGGTGCCGCTGGCCGAGCCGATCGCGGTGGAAGACCTGCTGGGCGACCGGCTGCAGACCGCCGCGCCGGACGCGGCGATGCTGGCCTCGGCGATTCCCGAGGAGGACATGGAGAGCTGA
- the rpsS gene encoding 30S ribosomal protein S19 — protein sequence MSRSLKKGPFVDEHLRRKVERARATADRRPIKTWSRRSMITPEFVGQTFLVHNGRTFVSVYVTENMVGHRLGEFAPTRTFRKHGVATDKTVALK from the coding sequence ATGTCGAGATCCTTGAAGAAGGGGCCGTTTGTGGATGAGCACCTGCGTCGCAAGGTGGAGCGGGCGCGCGCGACGGCGGACCGGCGGCCGATCAAGACGTGGTCGCGCCGGTCGATGATCACCCCCGAGTTCGTCGGGCAGACGTTTCTGGTGCACAACGGTCGTACTTTTGTGTCCGTGTATGTGACGGAGAACATGGTGGGCCACCGGCTCGGCGAGTTTGCGCCGACTCGCACGTTCCGCAAGCACGGCGTGGCAACGGACAAGACGGTGGCGTTGAAGTAG